A part of Gavia stellata isolate bGavSte3 unplaced genomic scaffold, bGavSte3.hap2 HAP2_SCAFFOLD_34, whole genome shotgun sequence genomic DNA contains:
- the LOC132320864 gene encoding ATPase family AAA domain-containing protein 2-like has protein sequence MHHCPPVVTFFTLLSPSPSTTNGSTSWCLPLNFRKDDLKGIHKDRMKIGARLADVDPMQTDCSVRFDGVGGLSDHISALKEMVVLPLLYPEVFERFKIQPPRGCLFYGPPGTGKTLVARALANECSQGDRRIAFFMRKGADCLSKWAGESERQLRLLFDQAYQMRPSIIFFDEIDGLAPVRSCEQDEIHSSIVSTLLALMDGLDSRGEIVVIGATNRLDSIDPALRRPGRFDREFLFSLPNKEARKDIFKIHTRDWTPKPLDMFLEELAEKCVGYCGADIKCLCAEAALCALRRRYPQIYKSSEKLQLDIASIKITAKDFVMAMQKTVPASRRAVASPGRALSPISKPLLENTLARILQALQRVFPHAELALKKGQQQGITIVAASLNFCQSKNFRFVQSTNAYYQPTSCRPRFLLVGEPGYGQASHLAPAVIHALEKFPVYTLDLSVLFVSITSSEETCAQLMREAQRTAPSIIYIPHIHLWWEAAGATLRATFTTLLQNIPAFAPVLLLATSDVCHADLPEEIKELFINDDEVFKIQLPNEEERRTFFEDLIVNQTAKPPASKTKTAWQTLEVLPVAPPPKPPQLTEEEIRQLEEQEEDILRELRIFLRDVTRRLAGDRRFRAFTKPVDPEEVPDYDAVIKQPMDLSAVLSKIDLHQYLTAGDFLKDIDLICSNALQYNPDKDPGDRLIRHRACALRDTAYAIVREEMDEDFEQRCKEIQESRKKRDSKKEPSKLQNDSLIVSPPVVVVRGPKLLMLVWTEKDHGSRLRESEATVRRCNGSTILPVRAEVHVRDRSTGVQIN, from the exons ATGCATCACTGCCCTCCTGTAGTGACATTCTTCACGCTTCTGTCACCATCTCCATCAACTACTAATGGAAGTACCTCTTG GTGTCTTCCACTAAACTTTCGGAAAGACGATTTGAAGGGAATTCACAAGGATCGAATGAAAATTGGAGCACGTCTGGCTGACGTTGATCCAATGCAAACAGAttgttca GTACGGTTTGATGGTGTGGGTGGTCTTTCTgaccacatttcagctttaaaagagatggtcgttttgcctttgctttacccagaagtctttgagcgattcaaaattcaacctccaag aggctGTCTCTTCTATGGCCCTCCAGGGACTGGGAAGACACTGGTTGCTCGTGCACTTGCTAATGAATGTAGCCAAGGTGACAGGAGAATAgccttttttatgagaaaaggtgcCGACTGCCTGAGTAAATGGGCGGGGGAATCTGAACGGCAGCTTCGTTTATTGTTTGATCAG gCCTACCAGATGCgaccttcaattattttctttgatgagataGATGGTCTTGCTCCTGTGCGGTCCTGTGAACAAGACGAAATCCATAG ctctaTTGTATCAACACTTCTGGCACTTATGGATGGGttagacagcagaggagagattgtGGTAATTGGAGCCACCAACAGGCTGGATTCTATAGATCCTGCTTTACGAAGACCCGGACGGTTTGATCGAgagttcctcttcagcctgccaAATAAAGAG gctagaaaagatattttcaagattcacaCACGAGACTGGACCCCTAAGCCACTGgacatgtttcttgaagagctagctgaaaaatgtgttg gatactgtggtgctgatattaaatgcttatgtgctgaagctgccctctgtgctctgcgCCGCCGCTATcctcaaatatacaaaagcagtgagaaactgcagttagatattgcttctattaaaataacagcgaAGGATTTTGTCATGGCTATGCAGAAGACTGTTCCAGCTTCACGGAGGGCTGTGGCTTCACCTGGGCGAGCACTATCacctatttcaaaaccactgcttgaaaacacactagcaagaattttacaagccttgcagagagtatttccccACGCAGAGCTTGCTCTAAAGAAGGGCCAACAGCAAGGTATAACAATAGTAGCTGcttctttaaacttctgccaaagcaaaaacttccgATTTGTGCAATCAAC aaatgcttattacCAGCCAACATCTTGCAGGCCACGGTTCTTACTAGTTGGAGAGCCAGGATACGGGCAAGCTTCTCATTTGGCACCTGCAGTAATACATGCcctggaaaagtttccagtctATACACTAGACctatctgttctgtttgttagcATCACATCATCGGAAGAAACATGTGCACag ttgatgcgagaagcacaaagaacagcaccaagtatcatttatattccacatatccatttgtggtgggaggctgctggagctacattgagagctacttttacaacactactgcagaacattccagcatttgctccagttttgctgcttgcaacatctgatgtgtgtcatgcagatctcccagaagag ataaaagaattgtttattaatgatgatgaagtgttcaaaatccagttgcctaatgaggaagaaagaagaacattttttgaggacTTAATTGTAAATCAAACTGCTAAACCTCCTGCATCAAAAACTAAGACAG cTTGGCAGACATTGGAAGTACTGCCTGTAGCACCACCGCCTAAGCCtccacagctgacagaggaagaaataagacagctggaggagcaggaggaggatataTTGCGTGAACTGAGGATTTTCTTAAGGGATGTGACTCGTAGACTTGCCGGTGACAGACgtttcagagcatttacaaagcctgtcgacccagaggag gtaCCTGATTATGACGCAGTTATTAAACAGCCCATGGACCTTTCGGCAGTTCTCTCGAAGATTGACTTGCACCAGTACCTAACTGCAGGagattttctaaaagacatcgatctaatctgcagcaatgctttacAGTACAACCCAGATAAAGACCCTGGAG atcgTCTCATTAGgcacagagcttgtgctttgagagatactgcatatgccatcgtgagagaggaaatggatgaagattttgaacaacGCTGTAAAGAAATTCAAGAATCTCGCAAGAAAAGAG